From one Rhodamnia argentea isolate NSW1041297 chromosome 1, ASM2092103v1, whole genome shotgun sequence genomic stretch:
- the LOC115747025 gene encoding aspartic proteinase 36-like: MAIPPIRLTTTITAATVIVPTSLCLFLTFVQFGISAAHDVAAHPTAMVLPLFLSPPNSSRTSSSSSRRHLQRSERPSAHMSLYDDLLLNGYYTTRLWIGTPPQKFALIVDTGSTVTYVPCSTCDQCGRHQDPKFQPELSSTYQPVKCNIDCSCDDDRAQCIYERQYAEMSTSSGVLGDDIVSFGNLSELAPQRAVFGCENVETGDLYSQHADGIMGLGHGDLSIIDQLVEKGVISDSFSLCYGGMEIGGGAMVLGGIFPPSDMVYAYSDAGRSPYYNIDLKEIHVAGKQLALKPSVFDGKHGTVLDSGTTYAYLPEAAFLAFKEAIMKEVQSLKHIRGPDPNYNDICFSGAGSDIFQLTKTFPVVDMVFGNGQKLSLSPENYLFRHSKVRGAYCLGIFQNGKDPTTLLGGIIVRNTLVMYDREQSKIGFWKTNCSELWERLQQSNAPPPVPSPPDGKGPSEDMPPNLAPRAPSDFNIPEIQIGQITFDVSLSVNYSDLKPHITELTEFIAHELAVNVSQVHLVNLTAKGNDSIVRWSILAGGKGAYMSNTTAMEIIARLSEHRVQLPHTFGSYQFIEWHVEPPVARTWWQEHYVVVISATIIALVIASLASGGWFVWKRRQQSITAYKPVDVIIPEQELQPL, encoded by the exons ATGGCGATCCCACCGATTCGCCtgaccaccaccatcaccgccGCCACCGTAATCGTCCCCACCTCTCTATGTCTGTTCCTCACCTTCGTCCAATTCGGCATCTCGGCCGCCCACGACGTCGCCGCCCACCCCACCGCCATGGTTCTCCCgctgtttctctctcctcccaatTCCTCCcggacctcctcctcctcctctcgccGACATCTCCAGAGATCGGAGCGCCCCAGCGCTCATATGTCTCTCTACGACGATCTCCTTCTCAACGG GTACTATACTACGAGGCTTTGGATTGGAACGCCGCCTCAGAAATTCGCGCTGATCGTTGACACAGGGAGTACTGTGACTTACGTGCCGTGCTCTACCTGCGACCAGTGTGGCCGGCACCAG GATCCAAAGTTCCAACCTGAATTGTCAAGCACGTACCAGCCTGTTAAATGTAATATCGATTGTTCATGTGATGACGACAGAGCACAGTGTATTTATGAGAGGCAGTATGCTGAAATGAGTACTAGCAGTGGTGTGCTTGGTGATGATATAGTATCCTTTGGCAATCTCAGCGAACTTGCACCACAACGTGCTGTTTTTGGTTGTGAAAATGTTGAAACAGGCGACCTTTATAGCCAGCATGCTGATGGCATAATGGGGCTTGGCCATGGTGATCTCAGTATTATTGATCAACTTGTTGAGAAAGGTGTGATTAGTGATTCATTCTCCTTATGTTATGGTGGAATGGAAATTGGTGGTGGTGCAATGGTTCTTGGTGGGATATTTCCACCATCAGACATGGTATATGCATATTCAGATGCTGGACGTAG TCCCTATTACAATATTGATCTGAAGGAGATACATGTCGCGGGGAAGCAATTGGCTCTAAAACCCAGTGTTTTTGATGGAAAACATGGAACTGTCCTGGATAGTGGTACTACATATGCATACCTGCCAGAGGCGGCTTTTTTAGCTTTTAAAGAAGCT ATTATGAAGGAAGTCCAGTCTCTTAAGCATATCCGTGGTCCTGATCCTAATTACAATGACATTTGCTTTTCTGGTGCGGGAAG TGACATTTTTCAACTCACAAAGACTTTTCCAGTGGTGGACATGGTTTTTGGGAATGGGCAAAAGCTGTCACTATCACCTGAAAATTACTTATTCAGG CATTCAAAGGTACGCGGTGCATATTGCCTGGGCATTTTCCAGAATGGAAAGGACCCAACAACTCTTTTAGGAG GTATTATTGTGCGTAATACCCTTGTGATGTATGATCGTGAGCAATCAAAGATAGGTTTTTGGAAAACAAATTGTTCTGAGCTGTGGGAAAGACTTCAGCAGTCTAATGCTCCTCCACCAGTGCCTTCACCTCCAGATGGAAAGGGCCCATCTGAGGATATGCCACCCAACCTAGCTCCTAGGGCACCATCAGATTTCAATATTCCAG AAATTCAAATTGGACAGATTACATTTGACGTGTCATTGAGCGTAAACTACTCAGATCTCAAGCCTCACATTACAGAGCTTACTGAATTCATAGCTCATGAGTTAGCTGTTAATGTTTCACAG GTCCATTTAGTGAATCTTACTGCCAAGGGTAATGATTCCATTGTTAGGTGGTCCATCCTTGCTGGTGGAAAGGGGGCCTATATGTCCAATACAACTGCCATG GAAATTATTGCCAGGCTTTCTGAACATCGAGTGCAGCTTCCTCACACCTTTGGAAGTTATCAGTTCATCGAATGGCATGTTGAACCTCCTGTTGCACG GACGTGGTGGCAAGAGCATTATGTGGTTGTAATTTCGGCAACTATTATTGCTTTAGTAATTGCATCTTTAGCTTCTGGAGGATGGTTTGTTTGGAAACGTCGACAACAGTCTATAACTGCTTACAAGCCTGTTGACGTTATTATTCCCGAGCAAGAACTCCAGCCTCTATGA
- the LOC115747011 gene encoding uncharacterized protein LOC115747011 isoform X1: MSEICSKWLEETSLLEYLDSCKRHQTQPNAEVVSWFSKGKREMTSCGGCHIVISLDHLHDSDLLPIIDVFMEIHSFDVDTVDVVHNSSRLLNTEHLIGLMHAIGDKLHAVNLQDSSLGEEFISNLNKSGVSCEVFSFWSLQIQKLNMVGRFTQLHTLNLDFCTSVTSFHKDCFSGMPNLMRLSMCETRVANLWTTTAVLSKLPSLVELRFQKCLCCHDTGPCASLYSEKANLHVGKENGSVLPNYPSYKAVQSVSHGSAMHKVLDEVEQIIDKESVFMCAQKQMSKNGSATFKKYVSHHCSPICYEKYYREYMIVCLPRLEVLDNLPVQEVDKEVAKNVFSSHYENLPYGRQHKESVIAVLHQREMGKVSFYHPKSIKLKHSVSSRTGQQFFSRSLTAAKLGSSVWPLMQPVSQVSHLIKEEGTQLRPRQFEYNLSDPSLMAFGTLDGEIIITNHECGNIVGYVPSTGVENSILGLCWLKKYPSKLIAGSDNGSLKLFDINCIPPKVSDFSFSYDAVTFDDFERLTSVHVNSMDDRLLVSGYTRNIALYDIATGERMELFRDLHREPINVAKFANHSPFLFATSSFDRDVKMWDLRETPVRPCYTASSSRENVMVCFSPDDHYLLVSAVDNEVKQLLAGDGRIQMKFEIASTGSAHNYTRSYYMNGRDYVISGSCDEHVVRICCAQTGRRLRDVFLEDGNSGNSMYVQSLRGDPFRDFHFSVLAALTRSSSKCEIMKVNLLASIDQVKDHPYNQSFRPSYSLGG; encoded by the exons ATGAGTGAAATTTGCTCGAAATGGTTGGAGGAAACGAGTTTGCTAGA GTATCTGGATTCTTGCAAGAGGCATCAGACGCAACCCAATGCTGAAGTCGTATCGTGGTTTTCGAAG GGTAAGAGAGAGATGACTTCCTGTGGAGGATGTCACATTGTTATCTCACTGGATCATCTACATGACTCTGATCTCCTACCAATAATTGACGTTTTCATGGAAATCCACTCATTTGATGTTGACACAGTTGACGTTGTTCATAACTCATCTCGCCTCTTGAACACAGAACATCTCATTGGTTTGATGCATGCGATCGGTGATAAGCTACATGCTGTTAATCTCCAGGATTCATCCCTTGGGGAGGAATTTATAAG CAATCTGAACAAGAGTGGAGTTTCTTGTGAAGTCTTCAGTTTCTGGTCCCTCCAAATTCAGAAGCTCAACATGGTTGGTAGATTCACACAGTTGCATACCCTTAACCTGGATTTCTGTACTTCAGTCACTAGCTTCCACAAGGACTGTTTTTCTGGCATGCCAAATCTGATGCGCTTATCAATGTGCGAGACAAGAGTGGCTAATCTCTGGACAACAACTGCTGTATTGTCTAAGCTTCCTTCTTTAGTGGAACTACGATTCCAGAAATGCTTATGTTGCCATGACACTGGACCGTGTGCTTCTCTCTACAGTGAAAAGGCAAATCTTCATGTTGGCAAGGAAAATGGATCAGTTCTACCGAACTATCCTTCCTACAAAGCTGTACAATCTGTTTCTCATGGCAGCGCCATGCACAAAGTTCTTGATGAAGTTGAGCAA ATCATTGACAAAGAATCAGTTTTTATGTGTGCTCAGAAGCAGATGTCGAAGAACGGTAGTGCCACATTCAAAAAGTATGTCTCTCATCATTGCTCACCTATATGCTATGAGAAATACTACAGAGAATATATGATCGTTTGTCTGCCTCGTTTGGAAGTATTGGACAACCTTCCTGTCCAGGAGGTGGACAAAGAAGtagcaaaaaatgttttctcgaGCCACTATGAGAACTTACCCTATGGTCGACAGCACAAAGAAAGTGTCATTGCAGTCCTGCATCAACGTGAAATGGGAAAAGTCAGCTTTTACCACCcgaaatcaattaaattaaagcATTCAGTTTCTTCTAGGACAGGCCAACAATTTTTCTCAAGATCTCTTACTGCAGCCAAACTTGGGTCATCTGTGTGGCCTCTCATGCAACCAGTTTCGCAAGTTAGCCATCTTATCAAAGAAGAAGGTACACAACTTCGACCGAGGCAGTTTGAGTACAATCTGTCAGACCCTTCTCTTATGGCTTTTGGAACTTTGGATGGCGAAATAATTATTACCAACCATGAATGTGGAAACATTGTTGGTTATGTCCCATCAACAGGAGTGGAAAATAGTATTTTGGGTCTCTGTTGGCTCAAGAAATATCCATCCAAG CTTATTGCAGGTTCTGACAACGGGTCGTTGAAGCTGTTTGACATCAATTGTATACCCCCGAAAGTTTCAGACTTCTCATTCAGTTATGATGCCGtcacttttgatgattttgagcGGTTGACCTCCGTACATGTCAATTCGATGGATGATAGGCTTCTTGTTAGTGGATACACAAGAAACATTGCTCTTTATGACATTGCCACTGGTGAACGCATGGAGTTATTCAGGGATTTGCACCGCGAACCTATAAATGTTGCTAAATTTGCAAATCACTCTCCGTTTTTGTTTGCTACTTCATCATTCGACCGTGATGTCAAGATGTGGGATCTGAGAGAGACTCCAGTGCGACCTTGCTATACAGCTTCAAGCTCCAGGGAAAATGTAATGGTTTGCTTCTCCCCTGATGACCATTATCTGCTAGTCTCCGCTGTTGATAACGAG GTCAAGCAGCTTTTAGCTGGTGATGGAAGGATCCAAATGAAATTCGAGATAGCTTCAACTGGAAGTGCTCATAATTACACACGTTCATATTATATGAATGGAAGGGACTATGTCATCAGTGGAAGTTGTGATGAGCATGTAGTCCGCATCTGCTGTGCTCAAACTGGAAGGCGACTGAGGGATGTCTTCTTGGAG GATGGGAACTCTGGAAATTCTATGTATGTGCAGTCTTTAAGAGGCGATCCATTTAGG GACTTCCACTTCAGTGTTTTGGCAGCATTGACACGGTCCAGCTCAAAGTGTGAGATCATGAAG GTCAATTTGCTTGCATCCATTGATCAAGTCAAAGATCATCCTTATAACCAAAGTTTTCGTCCTTCGTACAGTCTTGGAGGCTGA
- the LOC115747011 gene encoding uncharacterized protein LOC115747011 isoform X2, with the protein METPSMEARYLDSCKRHQTQPNAEVVSWFSKGKREMTSCGGCHIVISLDHLHDSDLLPIIDVFMEIHSFDVDTVDVVHNSSRLLNTEHLIGLMHAIGDKLHAVNLQDSSLGEEFISNLNKSGVSCEVFSFWSLQIQKLNMVGRFTQLHTLNLDFCTSVTSFHKDCFSGMPNLMRLSMCETRVANLWTTTAVLSKLPSLVELRFQKCLCCHDTGPCASLYSEKANLHVGKENGSVLPNYPSYKAVQSVSHGSAMHKVLDEVEQIIDKESVFMCAQKQMSKNGSATFKKYVSHHCSPICYEKYYREYMIVCLPRLEVLDNLPVQEVDKEVAKNVFSSHYENLPYGRQHKESVIAVLHQREMGKVSFYHPKSIKLKHSVSSRTGQQFFSRSLTAAKLGSSVWPLMQPVSQVSHLIKEEGTQLRPRQFEYNLSDPSLMAFGTLDGEIIITNHECGNIVGYVPSTGVENSILGLCWLKKYPSKLIAGSDNGSLKLFDINCIPPKVSDFSFSYDAVTFDDFERLTSVHVNSMDDRLLVSGYTRNIALYDIATGERMELFRDLHREPINVAKFANHSPFLFATSSFDRDVKMWDLRETPVRPCYTASSSRENVMVCFSPDDHYLLVSAVDNEVKQLLAGDGRIQMKFEIASTGSAHNYTRSYYMNGRDYVISGSCDEHVVRICCAQTGRRLRDVFLEDGNSGNSMYVQSLRGDPFRDFHFSVLAALTRSSSKCEIMKVNLLASIDQVKDHPYNQSFRPSYSLGG; encoded by the exons GTATCTGGATTCTTGCAAGAGGCATCAGACGCAACCCAATGCTGAAGTCGTATCGTGGTTTTCGAAG GGTAAGAGAGAGATGACTTCCTGTGGAGGATGTCACATTGTTATCTCACTGGATCATCTACATGACTCTGATCTCCTACCAATAATTGACGTTTTCATGGAAATCCACTCATTTGATGTTGACACAGTTGACGTTGTTCATAACTCATCTCGCCTCTTGAACACAGAACATCTCATTGGTTTGATGCATGCGATCGGTGATAAGCTACATGCTGTTAATCTCCAGGATTCATCCCTTGGGGAGGAATTTATAAG CAATCTGAACAAGAGTGGAGTTTCTTGTGAAGTCTTCAGTTTCTGGTCCCTCCAAATTCAGAAGCTCAACATGGTTGGTAGATTCACACAGTTGCATACCCTTAACCTGGATTTCTGTACTTCAGTCACTAGCTTCCACAAGGACTGTTTTTCTGGCATGCCAAATCTGATGCGCTTATCAATGTGCGAGACAAGAGTGGCTAATCTCTGGACAACAACTGCTGTATTGTCTAAGCTTCCTTCTTTAGTGGAACTACGATTCCAGAAATGCTTATGTTGCCATGACACTGGACCGTGTGCTTCTCTCTACAGTGAAAAGGCAAATCTTCATGTTGGCAAGGAAAATGGATCAGTTCTACCGAACTATCCTTCCTACAAAGCTGTACAATCTGTTTCTCATGGCAGCGCCATGCACAAAGTTCTTGATGAAGTTGAGCAA ATCATTGACAAAGAATCAGTTTTTATGTGTGCTCAGAAGCAGATGTCGAAGAACGGTAGTGCCACATTCAAAAAGTATGTCTCTCATCATTGCTCACCTATATGCTATGAGAAATACTACAGAGAATATATGATCGTTTGTCTGCCTCGTTTGGAAGTATTGGACAACCTTCCTGTCCAGGAGGTGGACAAAGAAGtagcaaaaaatgttttctcgaGCCACTATGAGAACTTACCCTATGGTCGACAGCACAAAGAAAGTGTCATTGCAGTCCTGCATCAACGTGAAATGGGAAAAGTCAGCTTTTACCACCcgaaatcaattaaattaaagcATTCAGTTTCTTCTAGGACAGGCCAACAATTTTTCTCAAGATCTCTTACTGCAGCCAAACTTGGGTCATCTGTGTGGCCTCTCATGCAACCAGTTTCGCAAGTTAGCCATCTTATCAAAGAAGAAGGTACACAACTTCGACCGAGGCAGTTTGAGTACAATCTGTCAGACCCTTCTCTTATGGCTTTTGGAACTTTGGATGGCGAAATAATTATTACCAACCATGAATGTGGAAACATTGTTGGTTATGTCCCATCAACAGGAGTGGAAAATAGTATTTTGGGTCTCTGTTGGCTCAAGAAATATCCATCCAAG CTTATTGCAGGTTCTGACAACGGGTCGTTGAAGCTGTTTGACATCAATTGTATACCCCCGAAAGTTTCAGACTTCTCATTCAGTTATGATGCCGtcacttttgatgattttgagcGGTTGACCTCCGTACATGTCAATTCGATGGATGATAGGCTTCTTGTTAGTGGATACACAAGAAACATTGCTCTTTATGACATTGCCACTGGTGAACGCATGGAGTTATTCAGGGATTTGCACCGCGAACCTATAAATGTTGCTAAATTTGCAAATCACTCTCCGTTTTTGTTTGCTACTTCATCATTCGACCGTGATGTCAAGATGTGGGATCTGAGAGAGACTCCAGTGCGACCTTGCTATACAGCTTCAAGCTCCAGGGAAAATGTAATGGTTTGCTTCTCCCCTGATGACCATTATCTGCTAGTCTCCGCTGTTGATAACGAG GTCAAGCAGCTTTTAGCTGGTGATGGAAGGATCCAAATGAAATTCGAGATAGCTTCAACTGGAAGTGCTCATAATTACACACGTTCATATTATATGAATGGAAGGGACTATGTCATCAGTGGAAGTTGTGATGAGCATGTAGTCCGCATCTGCTGTGCTCAAACTGGAAGGCGACTGAGGGATGTCTTCTTGGAG GATGGGAACTCTGGAAATTCTATGTATGTGCAGTCTTTAAGAGGCGATCCATTTAGG GACTTCCACTTCAGTGTTTTGGCAGCATTGACACGGTCCAGCTCAAAGTGTGAGATCATGAAG GTCAATTTGCTTGCATCCATTGATCAAGTCAAAGATCATCCTTATAACCAAAGTTTTCGTCCTTCGTACAGTCTTGGAGGCTGA